A stretch of the Clostridium fungisolvens genome encodes the following:
- a CDS encoding elongator complex protein 3, which produces MSKSYYIIPIFVPHLGCPHNCVFCNQNKISGEEGVVDSQYVENTVEEYLKTIDIANSTVEISFFGGTFTAIPMQKQKELLEVAYKYKKLKKINYIRLSTRPDYIDHDILNHLKEYEVDIIELGVQSLDKEVLRKSARGHSEEDVKKASMLIKEYGFTLGHQIMLGLPGDTFEKDLDTAKKSIEMKPDICRIYPALVIKDTPMEEMLRREEYKPYTLSEAVTVAKKIYKLYIENNINVIRVGLQPTENINTGGDIVDGPFHPAFRELVESSILNEHIYNLLRESKDDVTIRINNRYISRLYANKKEFFNELKSKLVNVKIDVCIDDSVKVGEILINSNNETKIVSI; this is translated from the coding sequence ATGAGTAAAAGTTATTATATAATTCCAATCTTCGTACCTCATCTAGGATGCCCACATAACTGTGTATTTTGTAATCAAAATAAGATATCTGGTGAAGAAGGAGTAGTAGATAGTCAGTATGTAGAAAATACAGTAGAAGAGTATTTGAAAACTATAGATATCGCTAATTCAACAGTTGAAATTTCATTTTTTGGTGGCACGTTTACTGCAATACCGATGCAGAAGCAAAAAGAACTTTTAGAAGTTGCATACAAATACAAGAAGTTAAAAAAAATAAATTATATAAGATTATCAACAAGACCGGACTATATAGATCATGATATTTTAAATCATTTAAAAGAATATGAGGTTGATATAATAGAGCTTGGGGTTCAATCTCTTGACAAAGAAGTACTAAGAAAATCTGCAAGAGGGCATTCAGAAGAAGATGTAAAGAAGGCATCAATGCTTATAAAAGAATACGGCTTTACTTTAGGTCATCAAATTATGCTTGGGCTTCCTGGTGACACATTTGAAAAAGACTTAGATACAGCAAAAAAATCTATTGAGATGAAACCAGATATTTGTAGAATATATCCAGCCTTAGTTATTAAAGATACACCTATGGAAGAAATGCTTAGGAGAGAAGAATATAAGCCATACACATTAAGCGAAGCAGTAACAGTAGCAAAAAAGATATATAAGCTTTATATAGAAAATAATATCAATGTTATAAGAGTTGGGTTACAACCTACTGAAAACATTAATACTGGTGGAGATATAGTTGATGGTCCATTTCATCCAGCATTTAGAGAACTCGTAGAAAGCAGTATCTTAAATGAGCATATCTATAACTTACTTAGAGAAAGTAAAGATGATGTAACCATTAGAATAAATAATAGATATATTTCTAGACTTTATGCTAACAAAAAAGAATTCTTTAATGAATTAAAGAGTAAGTTGGTTAATGTAAAGATAGATGTATGTATCGATGATTCAGTAAAGGTAGGAGAAATTTTAATTAATTCAAATAATGAAACTAAGATAGTTTCAATATAA
- a CDS encoding acetate/propionate family kinase: protein MNILVINCGSSSLKYQLIDMAKEEVLAKGLVERIGIEGSILTQKVEGKDKYVIEQDMNDHKDAIKLVLDALIDKDNGVLKSMDEISAVGHRVVHGGEKYSSSVVIDDEVMKYLEECIKLAPLHNPPNIIGIDACKALMPNTPMTAVFDTAFHQTMPDKAFLYALPYELYKEHNIRKYGFHGTSHKYVSAKVAEVMGKDLSELKIVTCHLGNGSSLTAVKNGKSIDTSMGFTPLEGVAMGTRTGDLDPAVVTFIMEELGYTVEQTNELLNKKSGVLGISGVSSDFRDIETAAANGNVRAQLALDIFQYRVRKYIGSYAAAMGGLDVVVFTAGVGENDPLTRLKACEGLEFLGIEIDTAKNNVRGKIAEVSKEGSKVKVFVIPTDEEMMIAKDTLELVRK from the coding sequence ATGAACATACTAGTAATTAACTGTGGAAGCTCATCTTTAAAATATCAATTAATAGATATGGCTAAAGAAGAAGTTTTAGCAAAAGGACTTGTTGAAAGAATAGGAATAGAAGGATCAATCCTTACTCAAAAAGTTGAAGGTAAGGACAAATATGTAATAGAACAAGATATGAATGACCACAAGGATGCAATAAAGTTGGTTTTAGACGCACTGATAGATAAAGATAATGGTGTATTAAAGTCAATGGATGAAATATCTGCAGTAGGACATAGAGTTGTTCATGGTGGTGAAAAATATTCAAGCTCAGTTGTTATAGATGATGAAGTTATGAAGTATTTGGAAGAATGCATTAAACTTGCTCCGCTTCATAATCCACCAAACATAATAGGGATAGATGCTTGTAAAGCTCTAATGCCTAACACACCAATGACTGCTGTTTTTGATACAGCTTTCCATCAAACTATGCCAGATAAGGCATTTTTATATGCTTTGCCATATGAATTATACAAAGAACATAATATAAGAAAATACGGATTCCATGGAACTTCTCATAAATATGTATCCGCTAAGGTTGCTGAAGTTATGGGGAAAGATTTATCAGAATTAAAGATAGTAACTTGTCATTTAGGAAATGGTTCAAGTTTAACTGCTGTAAAGAATGGTAAGTCAATTGATACATCTATGGGATTTACTCCATTAGAAGGTGTTGCAATGGGTACAAGAACAGGAGATCTTGATCCAGCTGTAGTAACTTTTATAATGGAGGAACTTGGTTATACAGTTGAACAAACTAACGAATTATTAAATAAGAAATCTGGAGTATTGGGTATATCAGGCGTAAGCAGTGACTTTAGAGACATAGAAACAGCTGCTGCAAATGGTAATGTTAGAGCTCAATTAGCTTTAGATATATTCCAATACAGAGTAAGAAAATACATTGGCTCATATGCTGCTGCTATGGGTGGTCTTGATGTAGTTGTATTTACTGCTGGTGTAGGAGAAAACGATCCTTTAACAAGACTAAAGGCATGTGAAGGTTTAGAGTTCCTTGGAATAGAAATAGATACTGCTAAAAACAACGTAAGAGGTAAAATAGCTGAGGTAAGTAAAGAAGGTTCAAAAGTTAAGGTATTTGTAATACCAACTGATGAAGAAATGATGATAGCTAAGGATACTTTGGAGCTTGTTAGAAAATAA
- the rpmF gene encoding 50S ribosomal protein L32, whose translation MGNPARKTYRAKRDSRRAQTFKLSIPGIVECPQCHEMKLAHRVCKSCGYYKGKEVVASEQ comes from the coding sequence ATGGGAAATCCTGCTAGAAAAACATACAGAGCAAAGAGAGATTCAAGAAGAGCTCAAACTTTTAAGTTAAGCATACCTGGTATTGTAGAATGTCCACAATGCCATGAAATGAAATTAGCTCACAGAGTTTGTAAGAGCTGTGGATATTACAAGGGTAAAGAAGTAGTTGCTTCAGAACAATAA
- the pta gene encoding phosphate acetyltransferase: protein MELMKQIWDMAQKDIKRIVLPEGDEERTLVASQKIKENGLAEVTLVGSESVIRSKAADLGVDLTGINIADPETSDKLEVYINEFYELRKSKGMTIEKAGKIVRDPLYFGTMMVKVGDADGMVSGAVHTTGDLLRPGLQIIKTAPGVSVVSSFFIMMVPGSKYGEEGMLLFSDCAVNPSPNSDQLAAIAIATADTAKKLCKIEPKVAMLSFSTMGSADHEVVDKVRAATERAKELRPDLLIDGEMQLDAAIVEKVASQKAPNSDVAGKANVLIFPDLQAGNIGYKLVQRFANAEAIGPICQGFDKPINDLSRGCSSEDIVNVVALTAVQAQFDK, encoded by the coding sequence ATGGAACTTATGAAGCAAATTTGGGATATGGCACAAAAAGATATAAAGAGAATTGTGCTACCTGAGGGAGATGAAGAGAGAACACTCGTAGCATCTCAAAAAATTAAAGAAAATGGATTAGCAGAGGTAACTTTAGTAGGATCTGAATCAGTGATTAGAAGTAAAGCTGCAGATTTAGGTGTTGACCTAACAGGAATAAATATTGCTGATCCAGAAACTTCAGATAAGCTTGAGGTTTACATTAACGAATTTTATGAGCTTAGAAAAAGTAAAGGAATGACAATCGAAAAAGCAGGGAAAATTGTAAGAGATCCATTATATTTTGGTACAATGATGGTGAAGGTTGGAGATGCAGATGGTATGGTTTCAGGTGCTGTGCATACTACTGGAGATTTATTAAGACCAGGTCTTCAAATAATTAAGACTGCACCAGGAGTTTCTGTTGTATCAAGTTTCTTCATTATGATGGTACCAGGTTCTAAGTATGGTGAAGAAGGAATGCTTTTATTCTCAGACTGTGCTGTTAACCCAAGTCCAAATTCGGATCAACTTGCAGCTATTGCAATAGCAACAGCTGATACAGCAAAAAAATTATGTAAGATAGAGCCTAAGGTTGCTATGCTTTCATTCTCAACAATGGGATCAGCAGATCATGAGGTTGTAGATAAAGTTAGAGCTGCAACTGAAAGAGCAAAGGAATTAAGACCTGATCTATTAATTGATGGGGAAATGCAGTTAGATGCAGCTATAGTTGAAAAAGTAGCTAGTCAAAAGGCACCTAATAGTGATGTAGCTGGTAAAGCTAATGTTCTTATATTCCCAGATCTTCAAGCTGGAAATATAGGTTATAAACTTGTACAAAGATTTGCGAATGCAGAAGCAATCGGACCAATCTGCCAAGGTTTTGATAAGCCTATAAATGACTTATCTAGAGGTTGTAGTTCAGAGGATATTGTAAATGTAGTTGCACTTACTGCTGTTCAAGCGCAATTTGATAAATAG
- a CDS encoding YceD family protein has translation MILQFSDLISKRERVKPLDFTLDLDAFNYEGESIKAVEPVKVKGKFSFNEGLLELDVDVETVLELSCSRCLEIFSYPIHISVNERFTNNLSDEDDDIIFVDSDTIDITEIIVNNIISALPIKRLCNENCKGLCQQCGTNLNKKQCSCDNNDIDIRLAKLNDLFSK, from the coding sequence ATGATACTACAATTTTCAGATTTAATTAGCAAGAGAGAAAGAGTAAAGCCTTTAGACTTTACATTAGATCTAGATGCCTTTAATTATGAAGGTGAATCGATAAAAGCTGTTGAACCTGTAAAGGTGAAGGGTAAGTTCTCTTTTAATGAAGGGTTGTTAGAGCTAGATGTAGATGTTGAAACAGTTTTAGAACTTTCTTGTTCAAGATGCTTAGAAATCTTCTCATATCCAATACACATTAGTGTTAATGAGAGATTTACAAATAATTTATCAGATGAAGATGATGATATTATCTTCGTTGATAGTGATACAATAGATATCACAGAAATAATTGTTAACAATATTATATCAGCCTTGCCTATAAAAAGACTTTGCAATGAAAATTGTAAAGGTCTGTGTCAGCAATGTGGAACGAACCTAAACAAAAAGCAATGTAGCTGTGACAACAATGATATTGACATTAGATTGGCTAAATTGAATGATTTGTTTAGCAAATAA
- the rnc gene encoding ribonuclease III, with amino-acid sequence MYEFNIEKIESKLNIYFENKHLLETALTHSSYANQYKGIEYNERLEFLGDSVLQICISEYLFNNCKDKSEGELTKMRALIVCENSLYEVARILGLGDLIRMSKGEELTGGRERISIQADCLEALLAAIYLDKGLEYARDFIITNFKHVIADAINDKIVLDFKTKLQEKLQENGEVNINYELVKYEGPPHRRKFYTKVVIGDRIIGEGEGFSKKEAEQQSAKKALNFLEGSNE; translated from the coding sequence ATGTACGAGTTTAATATTGAAAAGATTGAAAGCAAACTAAATATTTATTTTGAAAATAAACATTTGCTTGAAACTGCATTAACTCATAGTTCATATGCAAATCAGTATAAAGGTATTGAATATAACGAAAGACTTGAGTTTTTAGGCGATTCAGTGCTTCAAATTTGCATATCTGAATACTTGTTCAATAATTGTAAGGATAAATCCGAAGGTGAGCTTACAAAAATGAGAGCTTTAATAGTATGTGAAAATTCTCTTTATGAGGTGGCAAGGATTCTTGGACTTGGTGATCTTATAAGAATGAGTAAAGGTGAAGAACTAACAGGAGGAAGAGAAAGAATATCTATTCAGGCCGACTGTTTAGAGGCTTTACTAGCTGCTATATATCTAGATAAAGGCTTGGAGTACGCTAGAGATTTTATAATAACAAACTTTAAACATGTAATAGCAGATGCGATTAATGATAAAATCGTTCTTGATTTTAAAACAAAGCTTCAAGAAAAATTGCAAGAGAATGGCGAAGTTAATATAAACTACGAACTAGTAAAATATGAAGGTCCTCCGCATAGAAGAAAATTTTATACTAAAGTCGTTATCGGTGATAGGATAATTGGTGAAGGAGAAGGTTTTAGTAAAAAAGAAGCTGAGCAGCAATCTGCTAAAAAGGCTTTGAATTTTTTGGAGGGCAGCAATGAGTAA
- the acpP gene encoding acyl carrier protein, whose protein sequence is MFERIKGIIADKLSVNEDDITLEASFIEDLGADSLDIVELIMALEDELEMEIPDDVAEGFVTVGDVVEYLKEHSEE, encoded by the coding sequence ATGTTTGAAAGAATAAAAGGAATAATAGCAGATAAGCTTAGTGTGAATGAGGATGATATTACACTTGAGGCATCATTTATAGAAGATTTAGGTGCAGATTCACTAGATATAGTTGAGCTTATTATGGCTTTAGAAGATGAACTTGAAATGGAAATCCCTGATGATGTAGCAGAAGGCTTTGTTACAGTAGGCGATGTAGTAGAGTATCTTAAAGAACATAGTGAAGAATAA
- the plsX gene encoding phosphate acyltransferase PlsX yields the protein MRIAIDGMGGDNSPSAVVEGCVEALKEFKDIEIVITGPEEKLKNELSKYQYDGSRVKIIDATEVIGTNEHPVMALRKKKDSTLNKALKLVKDKECDAVISAGSTGAFLAGCTLVIGRIKGIERPALSPIMPGINGPFIVVDAGANVDCKPQYLKQFAIMGKVYYENVIKVSNPTVALVNIGAEEEKGNELTKETYSLLKDSNLNFVGNIEPRDISNGDVNVVVCDGFVGNTVLKMYEGVASNLLGTIKSEITSSIITKIGALFILPVIKSLKNKFDYKEYGGAPFLGVDGICIKAHGSSDARAFKNAIKQARTFYVNDTLAKLKVELEANTNDKN from the coding sequence ATGAGAATAGCTATTGATGGTATGGGTGGAGATAATTCTCCTTCTGCGGTTGTAGAAGGGTGTGTAGAGGCTTTAAAAGAGTTTAAAGATATTGAAATCGTAATTACTGGACCTGAAGAAAAACTAAAAAATGAGTTAAGTAAATACCAATATGATGGCTCAAGAGTAAAAATTATTGATGCAACTGAAGTAATTGGCACTAATGAACATCCAGTTATGGCTTTAAGGAAGAAAAAAGATTCCACTTTGAATAAAGCTTTGAAACTTGTAAAAGATAAAGAGTGTGATGCAGTAATTTCAGCTGGAAGTACTGGAGCATTCCTTGCAGGGTGTACTTTGGTTATAGGTAGAATTAAAGGTATAGAAAGACCTGCATTGTCACCTATTATGCCAGGAATAAATGGGCCTTTTATAGTTGTTGATGCTGGAGCAAATGTTGATTGTAAACCACAATATTTAAAACAGTTTGCAATTATGGGCAAAGTATATTATGAAAACGTAATTAAGGTATCCAATCCTACAGTTGCATTGGTTAATATTGGTGCAGAAGAAGAGAAAGGTAATGAACTTACAAAGGAGACTTATTCGCTTTTGAAAGATTCTAATCTTAATTTTGTTGGAAATATAGAACCTAGAGATATCTCAAATGGAGATGTAAATGTTGTTGTGTGTGACGGATTTGTAGGAAATACAGTTCTTAAAATGTATGAGGGTGTTGCTTCAAATCTTCTTGGAACTATAAAATCCGAAATTACATCATCAATAATTACTAAAATTGGCGCATTATTTATTCTACCTGTAATAAAATCTTTGAAAAATAAATTTGATTACAAGGAATATGGAGGAGCTCCATTTTTAGGTGTTGATGGAATATGCATTAAAGCTCATGGAAGCTCAGATGCAAGAGCTTTTAAGAATGCTATAAAGCAAGCGAGAACGTTTTATGTTAATGATACTCTTGCAAAGCTTAAAGTTGAGCTTGAAGCTAATACTAACGATAAAAATTAA